A section of the Kluyveromyces lactis strain NRRL Y-1140 chromosome F complete sequence genome encodes:
- the VPS5 gene encoding sorting nexin 1 (similar to uniprot|Q92331 Saccharomyces cerevisiae YOR069W VPS5 Component of the retromer coat that retrieves proteins from late endosomes sorting nexin I homolog) produces the protein MEFDNDLGRSVWDDNPEENPFNELSRTFANLGKPADQEQPFEEEHEPEENESTGDGVNDVGITDKNGWHASSYQTPVRSSVSNDESPLNSGPLSASEPILERHTDKLELLGSLAPEEDPLHELTQTATLQSPKKSDPLFSGLEKSPLHIFDDNSTGHISSQHQPQMKTKSGKLNKLFSSARTRRHPIKPTQEKASISIHDPLVESLVEKEKNEQFVEESLADDKDEGKLSLEREMDSPLYLIAERKVPSYIPKTNSTMSSSNTQETIEKFQISVVDPMKIGDITSVYVEYTVISKSNLLEGKPTRVKRRYRDFRWLYRQLQHNHWGKIIPPPPEKQAVGRFKQDFIENRRAQMERMLQHIASNHVLQKDEDFILFLTSEKWSQESKVREQISGSKASHDSNDISDIHISELKLLGSEDAERVLKNGGLDTETGGSFMGLSFATAPKYKEPDQFFVDAAEKMDILEEQLKQLYKALELVDSQRSDLCSVINEFSETLKALADLELSNRTSDLLQNFAEVHLRIKESTSRSSMQDSLTLGITIDDNLRAIGSVKAVLNQRKKLGYYILLVENDLNKKQTQFNKVSGNSANSEKATSIENELRILTSRCNKIKQEWQTIAEVIRKDVNQHDVDTIEDFRNNMEIYLESAIESQKECIEIWETFYQNNL, from the coding sequence ATGGAGTTTGATAATGATCTTGGCAGGTCAGTCTGGGATGATAACCCAGAAGAAAACCCATTCAATGAGTTAAGTAGAACGTTTGCAAACCTGGGCAAACCGGCTGATCAAGAGCAACCATTTGAAGAGGAACATGAACCggaagaaaatgaatcGACAGGCGATGGCGTCAATGATGTGGGCATCACCGATAAGAACGGATGGCATGCTTCTAGCTATCAGACACCGGTGAGAAGCAGCGTTTCTAATGATGAATCTCCCTTGAATTCTGGTCCTCTATCCGCTAGCGAACCAATTCTTGAGAGACACACTGACAAATTAGAATTGCTTGGTTCTTTAGCCcctgaagaagatccatTACATGAGCTTACACAAACGGCTACTCTTCAGTCCCCAAAGAAAAGTGATCCTTTATTTAGTGGGTTAGAAAAATCGCCATTGCACatctttgatgataattCCACAGGCCATATCAGTTCACAACATCAGCCtcaaatgaaaacaaagtCTGGGAAACTAAACAAGCTTTTCTCGAGCGCAAGGACTCGCAGGCATCCTATTAAACCAACACAAGAGAAAGCTTCGATTTCTATTCATGACCCACTAGTAGAAAGCCTAGTcgagaaagagaaaaatgaACAGTTTGTTGAGGAGTCATTGGCTGATGACAAAGACGAAGGTAAGCTGTCATTGGAACGTGAAATGGATTCACCTCTATATTTAATTGCTGAGAGAAAGGTACCATCCTACATTCCGAAAACGAATAGCACAATGTCTAGCAGTAACACACAAGAGACAATTGAGAAATTCCAGATTTCGGTCGTTGATCCAATGAAAATTGGAGACATTACGTCTGTCTACGTGGAGTATACCGTCATAAGCAAGTCTAATTTACTAGAGGGCAAACCAACTAGAGTTAAAAGACGTTATAGAGACTTTAGATGGCTTTACAGGCAACTACAACACAACCATTGGGGTAAAATAATACCCCCACCTCCTGAAAAACAAGCGGTTGGTAGATTTAAACAagattttattgaaaatagAAGGGCTCAGATGGAACGAATGCTCCAACATATCGCTAGTAATCATGTGCTTCAGAAGGATGAAGACTTTATACTATTCTTGACTTCAGAGAAATGGAGCCAAGAGTCCAAAGTAAGAGAGCAGATTTCAGGTTCAAAGGCCTCTCATGATAGtaatgatatttctgaTATTCATATCTCTGAATTGAAACTCCTTGGTTCTGAGGATGCAGAAAGAGTCTTGAAGAATGGTGGATTAGATACAGAGACTGGAGGAAGTTTTATGGGACTATCCTTTGCAACTGCTCCAAAATATAAGGAGCCTGACCAATTCTTTGTAGATGCTGCTGAAAAAATGGATATATTAGAGGAGCAATTGAAGCAGTTGTACAAAGCTTTGGAACTGGTCGATTCTCAAAGATCAGATTTGTGTTCGGTAATTAATGAGTTTAGTGAAACTTTGAAAGCACTGGCTGATTTGGAATTATCGAATCGAACATCAGATCTACTTCAAAACTTTGCGGAAGTCCACCTTCGTATAAAAGAGTCTACTTCCAGGAGCTCAATGCAGGATTCGCTAACACTTGGCATAACTATCGATGATAATCTCAGGGCAATAGGTAGTGTGAAAGCCGTGCtaaatcaaaggaaaaaacTCGGTTACTATATTCTGCTTGTTGAAAACGACCTGAATAAGAAGCAAACCCAATTCAACAAAGTGTCAGGAAACTCTGCCAATAGTGAAAAGGCCACctcaattgaaaacgaACTTCGCATCCTCACATCCCGATGcaataaaataaaacagGAATGGCAGACAATCGCTGAAGTTATAAGAAAAGATGTTAACCAACATGACGTCGATacaattgaagattttaGGAATAACATGGAAATATACCTTGAGTCAGCCATTGAAAGTCAAAAAGAGTGCATTGAAATTTGGGAAACGTTCTACCAGAATAATCTATAA
- the ALG8 gene encoding dolichyl-P-Glc:Glc1Man(9)GlcNAc(2)-PP-dolichol alpha-1,3-glucosyltransferase (highly similar to uniprot|P40351 Saccharomyces cerevisiae YOR067C ALG8 adds glucose to the dolichol-linked oligosaccharide precursor prior to transfer to protein glycosyl transferase) — translation MAKSDAKVSQGKRNSAPNAINNVKTRRYSLWNFWICATVLKVLLFPGYYSTDFDVHRNWLAITNKLPLNKWYVESTSQWTLDYPPFFAYFEWFLSQFVPKSVAEDGCLDIVKVGSFGLPTIIFQRITVILSELVLYAALQVFINTSDISEKSANFVVASSIVLSPGLLIVDHIHFQYNGFLFGILISSIVAAKNKRYILCAAFFSIALCFKHIFLYLAPAYFVFLLRAYVLDFSSFKFRSYKDLISIVQWSNLLKLASVVMGIFSLAFLPFITTWQQLLARLFPFSRGLTHAYWAPNVWAVYSFTDKVLTVLVLKLPYLQKILSIVLTSMPKTAADIHVRIESNNSGTRGLVQDVFFVVLPQITPKLTFLLTLFYQILAVVPVLFDPSFKRFVGSLTLCGFVSFLFGWHVHEKAIMLVIFPFSFLVPFDRRLLTPFTLLASAGYVSLFPLLYESQDFLLKFLYTFIWCILYFYAMGQTSKVNRSGVRRIFFFDRLAICYYLLLIPMVLFVQALDVLKHKYAALDKYEFLGLMIYSIYCSIGVLSSWIGLSWLFNFDEPMWN, via the coding sequence ATGGCAAAGTCTGATGCAAAGGTTAGTCAAGGTAAACGAAATTCTGCACCTAATGCTATCAATAACGTGAAGACAAGACGTTATTCGCTTTGGAATTTCTGGATATGTGCTACGGTGTTGAAAGTGTTACTATTCCCAGGTTATTATAGCACAGATTTTGACGTACATAGAAATTGGTTGGCCATCACTAACAAACTCCCACTGAATAAATGGTATGTGGAATCTACTAGTCAATGGACTCTTGATTATCCCCCATTTTTTGCATATTTTGAATGGTTCCTTTCTCaatttgttccaaaatCAGTGGCAGAAGATGGGTGTTTGGATATAGTAAAAGTCGGCAGCTTCGGTTTGCCAACtattatatttcaaagaattacaGTTATATTGAGTGAATTGGTGCTTTATGCCGCCCTTCAAGTTTTCATCAACACTAGTGATATTTCAGAGAAGAGTGCCAACTTTGTTGTGGCCAGTAGTATTGTTTTGTCTCCAGGACTTTTGATAGTAGACCATATACACTTCCAGTACAATGGTTTCCTTTTCGGAATAttaatatcttcaattgtGGCAGCCAAAAATAAGAGATATATACTATGTGCGGCGTTCTTTTCCATTGCATTATGTTTCAAGCACATCTTTTTGTATCTTGCCCCAGCTTATTTTGTCTTTTTACTTAGAGCATACGTGCTTGATTTCAGCAGTTTCAAATTTAGGTCCTACAAAGATCTTATATCAATTGTACAGTGGTCGAATTTACTTAAATTGGCATCAGTTGTCATGGGTATATTTTCGTTGGCTTTTTTGCCCTTTATTACAACATGGCAACAATTATTAGCGAGATTATTTCCCTTCTCTAGAGGTCTCACACATGCTTATTGGGCACCAAATGTTTGGGCGGTGTACTCTTTCACTGATAAAGTTCTTACCGTTTTAGTTTTGAAACTACCATATTTGCAAAAGATTCTAAGCATCGTCTTGACTTCTATGCCAAAGACTGCTGCTGATATTCATGTCAGGATTGAGTCAAACAACTCAGGCACTCGTGGATTGGTTCAAGATGTGTTTTTCGTTGTTCTTCCTCAAATTACCCCCAAGTTAACTTTCTTATTAACTCTATTCTATCAGATCTTGGCTGTCGTCCCAGTTTTATTCGATCCATCCTTCAAGAGGTTTGTAGGTTCTTTGACCCTATGTGGGTTTGTCTCCTTCTTATTTGGCTGGCATGTTCATGAAAAGGCTATTATGTTAGTtatctttccattttccTTCTTAGTTCCTTTCGATAGAAGGCTTTTGACACCATTCACATTGTTGGCCTCTGCGGGATATGTGTCTTTATTCCCATTGCTTTACGAATCTCAAGACTTTTTACTAAAATTCTTGTACACTTTCATCTGGTGCATTTTATACTTCTATGCTATGGGTCAGACGAGTAAGGTCAACAGAAGCGGTGtaagaagaatttttttctttgatagattAGCAATTTGTTATTACTTGCTTTTGATACCAATGGTCTTATTTGTGCAGGCCTTAGATGTGCTCAAACACAAGTACGCCGCTCTCGACAAATATGAGTTTTTGGGACTAATGATCTACTCCATTTACTGCTCCATCGGGGTCTTAAGCTCCTGGATAGGGCTTTCTTGGTTGTTCAATTTTGATGAGCCAATGTGGAATTAA